The Bacillus spongiae genome has a window encoding:
- a CDS encoding DUF378 domain-containing protein gives MSATQRIALVLTIIGAINWGLIGFFQFDLVASIFGGQTSALSRIIFGLVGIAGLVNLGLLFKPSEELEHEPETRPTRP, from the coding sequence ATGAGTGCTACTCAACGTATTGCACTGGTTCTAACAATTATAGGGGCGATTAACTGGGGTCTGATTGGTTTCTTTCAGTTTGATTTAGTGGCCTCTATATTCGGTGGACAAACAAGTGCGCTTTCCCGTATTATTTTCGGACTTGTCGGTATTGCCGGTCTTGTAAACCTTGGACTTTTATTTAAACCATCCGAGGAACTTGAACACGAACCAGAAACAAGACCTACTCGACCATAA
- a CDS encoding potassium channel family protein, whose protein sequence is MLQFYHQFSRWPMVIRVLLMALGVIFLFGFSIHLVEPETFPSIIEGVWWAIITASTVGYGDLYPVTFTGRVLAVLLILLGAGFLSTYFVSLATTAVMTQHAHLAGKGAFKLQKHIVIVGWNERAKELIEQISTVRKNGEIVLIDETLKQNPFSNHHIHFIKGKPFEDDVLLKASIQEADIAIITADQNQTEVHADMGSVLTLLAIKGLNPDLYCVAEILTAEQVINAKRAGANEVIQSNKQTSYVMMNSVVSHGMSSAILAMLDQVKGSKVQLVPAREEWFGKTFQQLSVHLLEQHTLLLGVKRGEETIVNPPLHEIISEGNELFVLCD, encoded by the coding sequence ATGCTTCAGTTTTATCATCAATTTTCTCGTTGGCCGATGGTTATTCGTGTTTTATTAATGGCATTGGGTGTTATCTTCTTATTTGGTTTTTCAATTCACCTCGTTGAGCCAGAGACGTTCCCCTCCATTATTGAAGGGGTTTGGTGGGCCATCATTACAGCTTCCACTGTTGGGTACGGAGATTTATATCCCGTTACCTTCACAGGGCGTGTACTTGCTGTACTTTTAATATTATTAGGTGCGGGATTTCTTAGTACGTATTTTGTTTCACTAGCGACTACAGCCGTGATGACTCAACACGCCCACCTAGCAGGAAAAGGAGCATTTAAATTGCAAAAACATATCGTCATCGTTGGGTGGAATGAACGAGCAAAAGAGTTAATTGAACAAATTTCAACCGTACGCAAGAATGGTGAAATTGTCCTAATAGATGAAACATTAAAACAAAACCCCTTTTCAAATCACCACATTCATTTTATTAAAGGAAAACCGTTTGAAGATGATGTGTTATTGAAAGCAAGTATACAAGAAGCAGATATCGCCATCATTACGGCAGATCAAAATCAGACAGAAGTTCACGCTGACATGGGGTCCGTTTTAACGTTACTAGCCATAAAGGGGTTAAACCCAGACCTTTATTGTGTTGCCGAAATCTTAACGGCTGAACAAGTCATTAACGCAAAACGGGCTGGTGCAAATGAAGTGATTCAATCAAATAAACAAACAAGTTATGTCATGATGAATAGTGTTGTTTCCCATGGAATGAGTTCGGCTATTTTAGCCATGCTTGACCAAGTGAAGGGAAGTAAAGTTCAATTGGTGCCTGCAAGAGAAGAATGGTTTGGGAAGACATTCCAACAACTTAGTGTCCATCTTCTTGAACAACATACGCTCCTGCTCGGTGTTAAGAGGGGGGAAGAAACAATTGTAAATCCCCCCTTACACGAAATTATTTCAGAAGGAAATGAACTATTTGTCCTTTGTGATTAA
- a CDS encoding glucose-6-phosphate isomerase translates to MTHVRFDYSKALPFFGEHEVTYLRDAVKVAHHSLHEKTGAGNDYLGWIDLPENYDREEFSRILTSSAKIQKDSDILLVIGIGGSYLGARAAIEMLNHSFYNELPGEKRNTPQVLFVGNNISSTYMKDLMDLLEGKDFSINVISKSGTTTEPAIAFRIFRKLLEEKYGKQEAKGRIYATTDKAKGALKTLATEEGFETFVVPDDVGGRYSVLTAVGLLPIAVSGVDIEAMMKGAQDAREEFSKSELEQNLAYQYAAVRNVLYNKGKTIEMLINYEPGLQYFSEWWKQLFGESEGKDQKGIFPSSANFSTDLHSLGQYVQEGRRDLFETVIKVDKPRHELTIEEAESDLDGLNYLAGETVDFVNNKAFEGTLLAHTDGGVPNLIVEIPEMNAYTFGYLVYFFEKACAMSGYLLGVNPFDQPGVEAYKVNMFALLGKPGFEEKKAELEKRLK, encoded by the coding sequence ATGACACATGTTCGTTTTGATTATTCAAAAGCTCTCCCATTCTTTGGTGAACACGAAGTGACATATTTAAGAGATGCAGTAAAAGTTGCGCACCACTCCTTACATGAAAAAACAGGTGCTGGAAATGACTATTTAGGATGGATTGATCTACCTGAAAATTACGATAGGGAAGAATTCTCTAGAATCCTTACTTCTTCAGCCAAAATACAGAAGGATTCAGACATTCTTTTAGTAATTGGAATCGGCGGGTCGTATCTAGGTGCTCGCGCGGCAATTGAAATGCTTAATCATAGCTTTTATAATGAATTACCAGGCGAAAAGCGTAATACTCCTCAAGTGTTATTTGTAGGAAACAATATTAGCTCTACATACATGAAAGATTTAATGGACTTACTGGAAGGGAAAGACTTTTCCATTAATGTTATTTCAAAGTCAGGAACCACAACAGAGCCGGCAATTGCATTCAGGATATTCCGAAAGCTACTTGAAGAAAAATACGGAAAACAAGAAGCAAAAGGTCGTATTTATGCAACAACGGACAAAGCAAAAGGTGCATTAAAAACCCTTGCAACGGAAGAGGGCTTTGAAACCTTCGTTGTACCCGACGACGTAGGGGGACGCTATTCAGTCCTAACTGCTGTTGGGTTACTACCAATTGCAGTGAGTGGTGTTGATATCGAGGCAATGATGAAAGGGGCACAAGACGCTCGCGAGGAATTTAGTAAATCAGAGCTCGAGCAAAACCTAGCGTATCAGTATGCAGCTGTTCGTAACGTTTTATACAACAAAGGGAAAACAATTGAAATGCTGATTAATTATGAACCAGGCTTGCAATATTTCTCAGAATGGTGGAAGCAGTTATTTGGAGAAAGTGAAGGAAAAGATCAAAAAGGAATTTTCCCTTCTTCAGCTAATTTTTCTACTGACCTTCACTCATTAGGTCAATACGTTCAAGAAGGACGTCGTGATTTATTTGAAACGGTAATTAAAGTAGATAAACCAAGGCATGAATTAACGATTGAAGAAGCAGAGAGTGACCTTGATGGCTTAAATTATCTTGCGGGTGAAACCGTTGATTTTGTGAACAATAAAGCCTTTGAAGGAACACTCCTTGCCCACACAGATGGAGGGGTACCAAACTTAATTGTTGAAATCCCAGAAATGAATGCTTATACATTCGGTTATCTTGTATACTTTTTCGAAAAAGCATGTGCGATGAGTGGGTATTTACTGGGAGTGAATCCATTTGACCAGCCTGGAGTCGAAGCATATAAAGTGAATATGTTCGCTCTACTTGGTAAACCTGGATTTGAAGAAAAGAAAGCAGAATTAGAAAAACGCTTAAAATAA
- a CDS encoding iron-containing alcohol dehydrogenase: MENFTFYNPTKLIFGDNQLEQLKTEIPSYGQKVLLVYGGGSIKRSGLYDRVISNLNEINAEIFELSGVEPNPRLTTVHKGVEICKSEGIEFLLAVGGGSVIDCTKAIAAGAKYDGDAWDLVTKKALPQDALPLGTVLTLAATGSEMNAGSVITNWETNEKYGWGSPLVFPKFSILEPKNTVTVPKDHTIYGMVDMMAHVLEQYFHNSTNTVLQDRLCESVLQTVIEVGPSLMDNLEDVSLRETILYSGTIALNGMLQMGYRGDWATHNIEHAVSAVYDIPHAGGLAILFPNWMKHNLKVNPARFAQLAKRVFNVSPEGKTDEEIGLEGIEALRTFWSSLGAPTRLVEYDIDDSQLDVMAEKTVVNGDFGNFNPLNKEDVLAILRASL, from the coding sequence ATGGAAAACTTTACATTTTATAATCCAACGAAACTAATTTTTGGTGATAACCAATTAGAGCAATTAAAAACAGAAATTCCTTCATATGGGCAAAAGGTTTTGCTTGTGTATGGTGGCGGAAGCATTAAACGGAGTGGGCTTTATGATAGAGTTATCTCAAATTTAAATGAAATAAACGCGGAAATCTTTGAACTATCTGGTGTCGAGCCGAACCCTCGTTTAACAACGGTCCATAAAGGTGTAGAAATCTGTAAGTCCGAGGGGATTGAGTTTCTGTTAGCCGTAGGTGGGGGAAGTGTAATCGACTGCACGAAGGCGATAGCAGCAGGTGCAAAATATGATGGAGATGCTTGGGATCTTGTGACTAAAAAAGCACTTCCACAAGACGCACTGCCTTTAGGAACGGTTCTTACCCTTGCGGCTACCGGTTCAGAAATGAATGCTGGAAGTGTCATTACAAATTGGGAAACAAATGAAAAGTATGGTTGGGGAAGTCCATTAGTATTTCCGAAATTCTCTATTTTAGAGCCGAAAAATACGGTAACTGTACCGAAGGATCATACCATTTATGGTATGGTTGATATGATGGCTCATGTATTAGAGCAATATTTCCATAACAGTACGAACACTGTTCTACAAGATCGTTTATGCGAATCTGTTCTTCAAACTGTTATAGAGGTAGGTCCTTCACTGATGGATAACCTTGAAGATGTTTCATTACGTGAAACGATTTTGTATTCCGGAACCATTGCGTTAAACGGTATGCTTCAAATGGGCTATCGTGGTGATTGGGCGACACATAATATTGAACATGCTGTTTCCGCTGTGTATGACATCCCTCATGCAGGTGGACTAGCCATTTTATTCCCAAATTGGATGAAGCATAATCTAAAGGTAAATCCAGCTCGATTTGCACAGCTTGCCAAGCGAGTTTTTAATGTGAGTCCTGAAGGGAAAACGGATGAGGAAATTGGCTTAGAAGGAATTGAAGCGCTACGTACATTCTGGAGCTCTCTCGGAGCCCCAACACGACTTGTTGAGTATGATATTGACGATAGTCAGCTGGACGTAATGGCAGAGAAAACCGTTGTAAATGGTGATTTTGGAAACTTTAATCCATTAAATAAGGAAGATGTTTTAGCCATTTTGCGTGCATCATTATAA
- a CDS encoding YugN-like family protein, translated as MIEVPSRLEGQTFQLYKLEQELEPLGYTIGGNWDYDHGYFDYKLGKEGGYQFLRIPFKAIDGQLDSRSVSVKFGKPFLLAHTYQRGLDDYADAGTFSGIINQFSEPQDKDASFPEEYIEAGKQCVKEVESVLLH; from the coding sequence ATGATAGAAGTTCCTTCAAGGCTAGAAGGTCAGACATTTCAACTTTATAAATTGGAACAAGAGTTAGAGCCGCTAGGGTATACGATTGGAGGAAATTGGGATTATGATCACGGATATTTTGATTATAAATTAGGTAAAGAAGGGGGATATCAGTTTTTACGTATTCCTTTTAAAGCCATTGATGGACAACTTGATTCACGTAGTGTTTCGGTGAAATTTGGTAAACCATTTCTGCTAGCTCATACTTATCAAAGAGGGTTAGATGATTATGCTGACGCTGGAACATTTTCCGGTATAATCAATCAGTTTTCAGAACCACAAGATAAAGATGCGAGCTTCCCAGAAGAGTACATTGAGGCTGGGAAGCAATGTGTGAAAGAAGTAGAGAGTGTTCTCTTACATTAA